Genomic DNA from Streptomyces sp. PCS3-D2:
GCACAGCCGCGAGGTGCTGGCGCGCGTCGTCGAGGCCTTCGACGACCACGTCTACCACACGGTCATCGGCCGGACGGTGCGCTTCCCGGAGACCACGGTCGCCGGCGAGCCGATCACGACGTACGCGTCCAACTCCGTCGGCGCCGCCGCCTATCGCCAGCTGGCCAGGGAGGTGCTCGCCCGGTGTCACGCCGAGTGAGTCTGCCCGGCGCCGACGAACTGTTCCGTACGACCGGGGGGATGGCGCTCCAGTCGTCCTCGCCGCGCCGCGGGGCCGACGAGGCGCCCGCCGCGGAACACTCGGCCGCTCCGGCCGGGGGCACGTCGGGAGCGGGCCGCAGCCGGGAGGCTGAGGCCGGTACGGACACGGGTGGCCCCGTGGTGGGGCAGCCGCGGCGGGCGCAGGAAGGTTCTGCCAGTCCGGCCGGGCCGACCCCCGGGGCGGCAGCCGCCCCGGCCGGGGCGACCCGGCGGGGCAAGGGCCAGGGCCGCGGCGCCAACCGGCGGCCCAGCGGCCGGGAGCGGCACGACGAGAAGATCACGGTCTACGTCTCCGCCGAGGAGTTGATGGACCTGGAGCACGCGCGGCTGGTGTTGCGCGGAGAGCACGGTCTGGCCGTCGACCGCGGCCGCATCGTCCGCGAGGCGGTGGCGGTCGTCCTCGCCGACCTGGAGTCCCGCGGGGACGCCAGCATCCTGGTCCGCCGCCTCCGCGGCCGCTGACCGCCGGTCCGCGGCGCACGGCGCCGCGTCCGGAGCGCGCCGAGGGGCCGCCGGCCCCGCGGTCGGTCCCGCAGCCGGCCGGCGGGCCGTCCGCCCCCGGGCTCGGCCCGCGGCCCGCCGGGGCGGGAAAACGTTCGGGCAGGGCCTAGGCTTCCTGTGGCCGACCTGCCGTTCCTCCCGTACCCACCTGGACCGCCATGCCCCACCGCCACGACGCCGCCCGCCCGGCCCGCCGGAGCCTGGGGCGCGGGCCCGGCGCGGCCGCCGGGGCCCCGGCGGCCGACCCGGAGGTGCCGGAGGCCGCAGCGGCCACCGGCGGGCCCGGGCGCGCGGATCGGGCCCAGCCCGCCGAGGGGCCGGCCGCGGAGCCGGCGGGCCGGGGCCAGGAGCCCGCGCCCGGAGCGGGAAGCGGTACCGGGGGCGACGGGCGGTTCACGCTGCGGCTGGACAACTTCGAAGGGCCCTTCGACCTGCTCCTCCAGCTGATCTCCCGGCACAAGCTCGACGTCACCGAAGTCGCCCTGTCCAAGGTCACCGACGAGTTCATGACGTATATCCGGGCCATGGGGCCCGACTGGGACCTCGACCAGACCACCGAGTTCCTCGTGGTCGCCGCCACCCTGCTCGACCTGAAGGCCGCCCGGCTGCTGCCGGCGGCCGAGGTCGAGGACGAGGCCGACCTCGCCCTCCTGGAGGCCCGGGACCTGCTCTTCGCGCGCCTGCTCCAGTACCGCGCGTACAAGCAGATCGCCGAGATCTTCGAGCGGCGAGCGGAGAGCGAGGGCCGTCGCTATCCCCGGACGGTGGGGTTGGAGCCGCACCACGCCGACCTGCTTCCCGACGTCGTCATCAGCATCGGAGCGGAGGGGTTCGCCCGGCTCGCCGTCAAGGCCATGCAGCCCAGGGCAAAGCCCCAGGTGTACGTGGACCACATCCACGCGCCCCTCGTCAGCGTGCGGGAACAGGCGGGCGTCGTGGTGCGGATGCTGAAGGCGCGCGGCGAGGCCACCTTCCAGGAACTCACCGAGGACGCCGAGGACACCCTCACCGTCGTGGCGCGCTTCCTGGCCCTGCTGGAGCTCTACCGGGAGAAGGCGGTCGCCCTCGACCAGGAGGAGGCCCTGCGGACCCTCACCGTCCGCTGGAGCGGCGGGGACGGCGACGGCATGCCGACCGTGACCGACGAGTTCGACCAGATCGTGGAGGCGAAGGATTGAGCAGCGACGCCGGCGCGCTCGCCGAGCTGGAACTGAAGCCCGCCCTGGAGGCCGTCCTCATGGTCGTGGACGAGCCCGCGACCGAGGCGCACCTCGCCAAGGTGCTGGAGCGCACCCCGCGCGAGGTCGCGACCGCGCTGCGCGAGCTCGCCGACGAGTACACCACCGCGGGCAGGGGCTTCGAGCTGAGGCTCGTCGCGGGCGGGTGGCGCTTCTACACCCGGGCTCAGTACGCCCCGGCCGTCGAGGGCTTCGTCCTGGACGGCCAGCAGGCCCGGCTCACCCAGGCGGCCCTGGAGACCCTGGCGGTGGTCGCGTACCGCCAGCCGGTGAGCCGGTCGCGGGTCTCCGCGGTGCGCGGAGTCAACTGCGACGGGGTCATGCGGACCCTCCTCCAGCGCGGTCTGGTGGCGGAGGCGGGGACGGAACCCGAAACAGGTGCGATCCTGTACAGGACGACGAACTACTTTCTGGAGCGGATGGGCCTGCGCGGCCTGGACGAGCTCCCGGAGCTCGCGCCCTTCCTCCCCGAGGCGGACGCGATCGAAGCCGAGACGCAGGAAGGTGTGCCGTCGTTCGATCCGGACGCACCGGACACCGATGAAGACGACAAGACGACGGAACTTTGATGCGAAGCAGCGGCAACGGCAACGGTGGCAACAGGAACAGCGGCGGAGGCTCCGGCGGCGGGCGCGGTGGCGCCCGGGGCGGCAGCCAGGGCGGCGGCTACCGCGGGGGCTCCGGCGGCGGTGGCGGCCACCGGGGAGGGTCCGGCGGTTCGGGCAGCGGTGGCGGTGGCTACCGCGGCGGCCAGGGAGGCTCGCGCGACCGCGACCGCGACCGCGACCGTGACCGCGACCAGGCGCCGCAGCGGCCCCGCAACCCCCGTCCGGAGGAGCGCCGCTACGACGTGGGTCCCGAGGGCGAGCGCACTCGCGGCGCCCGCGGCGCGTCCGCGCGCGGCGGCGCCAAGGGCGGTCCCAAGGCCCCCAGGACGCCCGGCGTCGGTGGCGCCGGCGGCCCGCGCCGCGGTCCGGGCAGCCGCAGCGGCCAGTCCCGGCCGCGCGAGCTGGACGCGCGCATCGAGGAGCGCGTGCGCGACCGGTACGCCGACAAGCCCGTGATCAAGACGCCGAAGACCTTCCCGGGCGCCGAGCAGGAGGGGGAGCGCCTGCAGAAGGTCCTCGCCCGGGCCGGCATGGGCTCGCGCCGTGCCTGCGAGGAGCTCATCGAGCAGGCCCGCGTCGAGGTCAACGGCGAGATCGTCACCGAGCAGGGCAAGCGCGTCCAGCCCAAGGACGAGATCAAGGTCGACGGCCTGACCGTCGCCACCCAGTCGTACCTGTTCTTCGCGCTGAACAAGCCGGCCGGTGTCGTCTCCACCATGGAGGACCCGGACGGCCGCCAGTGCCTGGGCGACTACGTCACCAACCGTGAGACGCGGCTGTTCCACGTCGGCCGGCTGGACACCGAGACCGAGGGCATCATCCTGCTCACCAACCACGGTGAGCTGGCCCACCGCCTCACGCACCCGAAGTACGGCGTGCAGAAGACCTACGTCGCCGCGATCACCGGCAACCTGCCGCGCGATATCGGCAAGCGGCTCAAGGACGGCATCGAGCTGGAGGACGGCTGGGCGCGCGCCGACAACTTCCGCGTCGTCGACCAGGTGGGCAAGAACTACATGGTCGAGGTGACCCTCCACGAGGGCCGCAAGCACATCGTCCGCCGCATGCTGTCCGAGGCGGGCTTCCCCGTCGACAAGCTCGTCCGGACCTCCTTCGGTCCCATCGAGCTGGGCGACCAGAAGTCCGGCTGGCTGCGCCGCCTGACCAACACCGAGGTCGGCATGCTGATGCGCGAGGTCGGCCTGTAAGGACCCCGCCCGGCCCGCTCCATGAGAAGCCCGCAGTGCCCACGGCACCGCGGGCTTTTCGCTTGCCCAGGCCCCGCCCCCCTGTTTATAGTCACAATGACTATTAAGGGGGTGGGGCGGGCATGAACGGGACCTTGAGCCGGAGCGAGGTGCTCGGGTTCGCCACGGGCGCCCTGTGCGTCTGGCTGGTGGCCCGTCAGCACATCGCCAACTGGCCGATCGGCATCGCCAGCAACGTCTTCTTCAACCCGCCGCACGCCGGCCACCACCTGGTGCGCACCGCCCAGGTCCGCTGCGAGCGGCTGACCGTGCTGGTCTGCGCCGCCTCCGTGGAATCGGTGCCGCTCGCCGACCGCGTCGCCTGGATGCGCGAGGCCCACCCGGACGCGGACGTCGTCGGAGCCGCCGACCCGGGCGCCACGTGGGCGGACCTCTCCTTCACGTCGCAGGAGTTCCCCGTGATCGCCCGCCGCCAGGACGCGGCGGAGGAACGGGCCGCACGCGTCGGCTCCCCGGTGCTGGTCTGCGACACCGACTCCTTCGCCACCGGCACCTGGCACGAGCGGTACACGGGCGGCCGCAGCGCGGAGGTCGAGCGGATCGCCGCGCTCACCCGCCGACACCTGTACCTGCTGACCGAGGACACCGACGTGCCCTTCGAGGACGACGGGCTGCGCGACGGCCCCGAGCTCAGACCCTGGATGACCCGGCGCTTCCGCGAGGAGCCGGCGGCGACCGGACGGCGCCTCCGGTCCGTGCCCGGCGACCGCCGGGAGCGGCTGGCCACGGCCGTGGCAGCCGTGGACGGACTGCTCGCCGAAGGCTGGCGGTTCGCCGACCCCCTCCCGGAGAACCGATGAGCGGGGCGGCGCGCCCGGGCTATGACCCGTACGCCTTCCAGCCGTTCGCGGTGACCGTCGACCTCGCCGTGTTCACCGTGCGCGGCGGCACCCTGCACGTGCTGCTGATCCGGCGCGGCCAGGAACCGTACGCCGGGTCCTGGGCTCTGCCCGGCGGGTTCGTCCTGCCGCGGGAGTCCGCCGAGACGGCCGCCCGGCGCGAACTGGCCGAGGAGACCGGCCTGCCC
This window encodes:
- a CDS encoding ScpA family protein — translated: MPHRHDAARPARRSLGRGPGAAAGAPAADPEVPEAAAATGGPGRADRAQPAEGPAAEPAGRGQEPAPGAGSGTGGDGRFTLRLDNFEGPFDLLLQLISRHKLDVTEVALSKVTDEFMTYIRAMGPDWDLDQTTEFLVVAATLLDLKAARLLPAAEVEDEADLALLEARDLLFARLLQYRAYKQIAEIFERRAESEGRRYPRTVGLEPHHADLLPDVVISIGAEGFARLAVKAMQPRAKPQVYVDHIHAPLVSVREQAGVVVRMLKARGEATFQELTEDAEDTLTVVARFLALLELYREKAVALDQEEALRTLTVRWSGGDGDGMPTVTDEFDQIVEAKD
- the scpB gene encoding SMC-Scp complex subunit ScpB; the encoded protein is MSSDAGALAELELKPALEAVLMVVDEPATEAHLAKVLERTPREVATALRELADEYTTAGRGFELRLVAGGWRFYTRAQYAPAVEGFVLDGQQARLTQAALETLAVVAYRQPVSRSRVSAVRGVNCDGVMRTLLQRGLVAEAGTEPETGAILYRTTNYFLERMGLRGLDELPELAPFLPEADAIEAETQEGVPSFDPDAPDTDEDDKTTEL
- a CDS encoding pseudouridine synthase, which gives rise to MRSSGNGNGGNRNSGGGSGGGRGGARGGSQGGGYRGGSGGGGGHRGGSGGSGSGGGGYRGGQGGSRDRDRDRDRDRDQAPQRPRNPRPEERRYDVGPEGERTRGARGASARGGAKGGPKAPRTPGVGGAGGPRRGPGSRSGQSRPRELDARIEERVRDRYADKPVIKTPKTFPGAEQEGERLQKVLARAGMGSRRACEELIEQARVEVNGEIVTEQGKRVQPKDEIKVDGLTVATQSYLFFALNKPAGVVSTMEDPDGRQCLGDYVTNRETRLFHVGRLDTETEGIILLTNHGELAHRLTHPKYGVQKTYVAAITGNLPRDIGKRLKDGIELEDGWARADNFRVVDQVGKNYMVEVTLHEGRKHIVRRMLSEAGFPVDKLVRTSFGPIELGDQKSGWLRRLTNTEVGMLMREVGL
- a CDS encoding AAA family ATPase, which gives rise to MNGTLSRSEVLGFATGALCVWLVARQHIANWPIGIASNVFFNPPHAGHHLVRTAQVRCERLTVLVCAASVESVPLADRVAWMREAHPDADVVGAADPGATWADLSFTSQEFPVIARRQDAAEERAARVGSPVLVCDTDSFATGTWHERYTGGRSAEVERIAALTRRHLYLLTEDTDVPFEDDGLRDGPELRPWMTRRFREEPAATGRRLRSVPGDRRERLATAVAAVDGLLAEGWRFADPLPENR